One Tursiops truncatus isolate mTurTru1 chromosome 3, mTurTru1.mat.Y, whole genome shotgun sequence DNA segment encodes these proteins:
- the RFESD gene encoding Rieske domain-containing protein isoform X2, which yields MDPDGSEQDPETKKYSSVCVGREEDIKKSERMTAVVHDREVVIFYHRGEYHAMDIRCYHSGGPLHLGEIEEFDGRPCIVCPWHKYKITLATGEGLYQSINPKDPSAKPKWCSKGIKQRIHTVTVDNGNIYVTLSNEPFRCDSDFYATGIFKVIQSSS from the exons ATGGATCCTGATGGCTCTGAGCAAGATCCTGAAACGAAGAAATATTCTTCTGTCTGTGTTGGCAGagaagaagatattaaaaaatctgaaagaatgaCAGCTGTTGTCCATGATAGAGAAGTGGTCATTTTCTACCACAGAGGAGAATATCATGCTATGGATATTCGCTGTTAcc ACTCAGGAGGACCTTTACATTTAGGAGAAATAGAG GAATTTGATGGACGACCATGTATAGTTTGCCCCTGGCATAAATACAAAATTACTTTGGCCACAGGAGAAGGACTGTATCAGTCTATAAACCCTAAAGATCCATCAGCAAAACCCAAGTGGTGCTCCAAAGGAATAAAGCAAAGGATTCACACGGTGACAGTGGACAATGGGAATATTTATGTGACTCTTTCTAATGAGCCTTTTAGGTGTGACTCTGATTTTTATGCCACTGGAATCTTCAAAGTAATTCAGAGTTCTTCCTGA